The genomic segment TATTTTTCACCTTCGTATCCGCGTGTGCGTAATGTTTTGAACGTACCAAATGGGGTAAAATATCCGAGCGACCCGTCAACCACACCAAACCGTTGAACGGGAAGTTTGCCGGTGTAGGTACCTGCGGTAGCATATACATCCAGCGTATTGGGGATGAAACGGCGGCGGAGAAACGTTTTAATGCGTGCGTTTCCGGAAACTTTATACGTAGTAAAACCGAAATCACTGGAGAGTATTTTTTTATCCGAATGTTCGATGGAGAGCGTAAGTCCGTTGTTTCCGACTACGCCCATGGGCACATATTTTTCACCCCAGGTACCTGTAAAAATAAAACTGCGCAGTGTGCCGTTATCAATGGCAGGATTTTTTCGTTGATCGTATTTCCGTCCGATGATGTCCCAATCCGTGGTTTTGGAAACGGATTTTTGGAAATCCTGCAGTAATCCTGCAGAAAAATCCAAATCCTGAAAAGCAAAATTGTAACCACCGGTGACTTTGACGCGGTGTGACTTGTAGTAATCAAAATAATCGCGATATCCGAAGAGCGGTTGCCCGCTGGTCATCAGGAGATTATAGTTTTCCGAGTTTTGGCGCATATCTACACCGTTATAATATTCGGCTTCGAGGTGACCGCGGCGGCGATAACCAAAGCGGTGTTCACCACCGGCGCCATAGAACGCTTTTTCCAATGTTGTCGTATAGCCGCCTTTGATGTATGCCGACCAATGTTTGGAAAATTCATGTTCGTATTTCACGCCAAGCCGTCCGCCTTCGACACGATCAAAACCGACAACGGGTGAAAGATCGCTAAGGAATTTTTGGAACGCTGTTTTTTTCTTTTTCTCCGTATCCACGCTGTCATTGTAATCATCTTCCATTTTGACGTATCGCGCCAACGCACCTTTGGGTTTGAATGCTTTGGTGAAGGAGTCCCCGCGTTTGATATTGGTGAATGCTGAATCTTCCGCTTCGGTACGGGGAATAATAATAGCGGAGGAATCAAATTGATTGGGTTTTGCCAACGCGACGGAATCTACAAAAAAAGATTTACGCGATTTGTAGAGTGAATCCGGTAATTCGATGTTGATCTGATAATTATTAACGCCCATCAGGCTGCTGTATATGATTTTTGGAAATTCCAAACCGGGCATTGCGACTTTAATATTGCCGTGCATACGAATATCCACCGGTAACCAGTAGGCTTGACCGAAATTGGAGAATTGCTGTTTATAGTTTACATTCCATTGCTGAATGGGGATAGGAAAAATCACATGCTCCGTCGGTTTGAGATCTACGGCTACCATCGCAGAGTCTTCCTCGATAACGGAAATACTGCCGACGAAGGTAGGTTGTAATTTAGTTTTGGAACGTACGGCAATGTCGTAAACAAGATAATCGTCCAGATAGCGACGTCCGGTGATTTTGAAATCATAGTAGTCCAATGCATCGGGGTGCGTAGGTCCGACAAAACGCGATCCTTGGATTTCGATATCATCGTCATAAAAATTAACCATGCCTTCTTCGCCCACGAAAATATTATCCTGCGGTCGGACGTTTTTGGTCATACGTTTGGATTTGATGACAACTTTGAGTCCTTTGTCTCTGTCCCAGTAGGTATCGGCTAAAGATTCGGAAATCATCACGATACCTGAATCGTTTTCCATGACCATCCTATTATACCCGTCGGCTTTAAAATTATTGATCAGTTTATGCCAGCGTTTTTTCTTGGCGATGACATTGCGCATGATACGAATGCCGGGATCTTCCCCGATGACGACCATTTCCTCCATCTGAACCGAGGAGGGTGTCAGGCTGATGTTTTGTTCGGTAGGGCTGTTTTCCGTAATGACTAATTTTTGAGACTCATAACCGATATAACGTACGACGATCGTAGCAGGTAGGGATTCGATCCGCAATGCGTATCGTCCTTCGACACTGGCGACAACCCCGCGCAGCGTGCCCTCGATTTGTATATTGGCCGATGGTAAAGGTTCACCGTTACTTTTGTCGGTGATCGTTCCGGTGATATTTTTTTGTGCATAGGAAAAGGAACCCAACAGCAGAAGGAAAATCAATCTATACATGTAATAAACCCCTCATAATAAGTAATACAAACGCCGACCCCATGTACGTGCAAGTCGGCGTGAAGTTTCCAATACGAAGTTTTATAAATCAAAAGAAATCACAAATAAGCACTTCTTTTTATTTTGAGTGATGGATACTTATTCCATCAAGCGATCACGTACCAAACCTTCGATATAACGTTGGACGGAAGAACTCGAAACCGAATTATCCACGCATTGTAAAGTGCGCTTGAGAACGGATTTGCTCAAGCCCTGACGACGCAGCATGGCGGAAAGAGCGGTTTCTTGGGCGGAACTTGAGC from the bacterium genome contains:
- a CDS encoding carboxypeptidase-like regulatory domain-containing protein; this translates as MYRLIFLLLLGSFSYAQKNITGTITDKSNGEPLPSANIQIEGTLRGVVASVEGRYALRIESLPATIVVRYIGYESQKLVITENSPTEQNISLTPSSVQMEEMVVIGEDPGIRIMRNVIAKKKRWHKLINNFKADGYNRMVMENDSGIVMISESLADTYWDRDKGLKVVIKSKRMTKNVRPQDNIFVGEEGMVNFYDDDIEIQGSRFVGPTHPDALDYYDFKITGRRYLDDYLVYDIAVRSKTKLQPTFVGSISVIEEDSAMVAVDLKPTEHVIFPIPIQQWNVNYKQQFSNFGQAYWLPVDIRMHGNIKVAMPGLEFPKIIYSSLMGVNNYQINIELPDSLYKSRKSFFVDSVALAKPNQFDSSAIIIPRTEAEDSAFTNIKRGDSFTKAFKPKGALARYVKMEDDYNDSVDTEKKKKTAFQKFLSDLSPVVGFDRVEGGRLGVKYEHEFSKHWSAYIKGGYTTTLEKAFYGAGGEHRFGYRRRGHLEAEYYNGVDMRQNSENYNLLMTSGQPLFGYRDYFDYYKSHRVKVTGGYNFAFQDLDFSAGLLQDFQKSVSKTTDWDIIGRKYDQRKNPAIDNGTLRSFIFTGTWGEKYVPMGVVGNNGLTLSIEHSDKKILSSDFGFTTYKVSGNARIKTFLRRRFIPNTLDVYATAGTYTGKLPVQRFGVVDGSLGYFTPFGTFKTLRTRGYEGEKYAAVFAEHNFRSLPFELIGLDWFARKNIGIAVFGSAGRTWIDKNRLAGLGYAPVYTTRWHQEVGASINGLFGLFRIDAAQRLDKKNFYLGMSMARLF